In a single window of the Mus musculus strain C57BL/6J chromosome 6, GRCm38.p6 C57BL/6J genome:
- the Pde6h gene encoding retinal cone rhodopsin-sensitive cGMP 3',5'-cyclic phosphodiesterase subunit gamma produces MSDSPSLSPPAPSQGPTTPRKGPPKFKQRQTRQFKSKPPKKGVKGFGDDIPGMEGLGTDITVICPWEAFSHLELHELAQFGII; encoded by the exons ATGAGTGACAGCCCTTCCCTGAGTCCTCCAGCACCAAGCCAGGGCCCTACTACCCCACGCAAAGGGCCCCCCAAGTTCAAGCAGAGGCAGACTCGACAGTTCAAGAGCAAGCCTCCCAAGAAAGGGGTGAAAGG GTTTGGAGATGACATCCCAGGCATGGAGGGGCTAGGAACAG ATATCACGGTCATCTGTCCCTGGGAAGCGTTCAGCCATCTGGAGCTGCATGAGCTTGCTCAGTTCGGGATCATATGA